One part of the Desulfonema ishimotonii genome encodes these proteins:
- the fabZ gene encoding 3-hydroxyacyl-ACP dehydratase FabZ, which produces MKYDILEIMNFLPHRYPFILVDRILACEPNQKIVALKNVTMNEPFFQGHFPGMPIMPGVLIVEAMAQAGGVLVIEGMPPEKYGMPVYFMAMDKVRFRKPVVPGDQLTLTVEMLKARTKVVKMCGVATVDGQRVAEAELMASFGDK; this is translated from the coding sequence GTGAAATACGATATTCTGGAGATCATGAATTTTCTGCCGCACCGGTATCCCTTTATTCTGGTGGACCGGATACTGGCGTGTGAGCCGAATCAGAAGATTGTCGCCCTGAAGAATGTGACCATGAACGAGCCGTTTTTTCAGGGGCATTTCCCGGGGATGCCCATCATGCCGGGAGTGCTGATTGTGGAGGCCATGGCCCAGGCCGGGGGTGTCCTGGTTATTGAGGGGATGCCGCCCGAAAAATACGGCATGCCGGTCTACTTTATGGCCATGGACAAGGTCCGGTTCAGAAAGCCGGTGGTGCCGGGCGATCAGCTGACCCTTACCGTTGAAATGCTGAAAGCACGGACAAAAGTCGTCAAGATGTGCGGCGTTGCCACCGTTGACGGACAGCGGGTGGCCGAGGCCGAACTGATGGCAAGTTTCGGAGATAAATAA
- the lpxA gene encoding acyl-ACP--UDP-N-acetylglucosamine O-acyltransferase has product MIDPTAIISPRAEIDSDVTIGPYSIIRENVVIGAGTHIGPHVTIDPFVTIGPDCQIFQFASIGAAPQAIKFEGEETYVKIGRNTVIREFVTINRGTAFGGGITEVGEENFLMAYCHIAHDCKTGSQVILANNATLAGHIILEDAVTVGGLVAIHQFVRVGKYAYIGGKSAVVKDIPPYVIAAGDRARLHGLNTVGLKRRGVSQSAVSALKKAYRIVFRIGLTLNEAIERVRAEVEQIPEVVNFTDFLRSSTRGITR; this is encoded by the coding sequence ATGATAGACCCTACAGCGATTATCAGCCCCAGAGCTGAGATTGATTCAGATGTCACCATCGGCCCCTATTCGATCATCCGGGAAAATGTGGTGATCGGGGCCGGAACGCATATCGGGCCCCATGTGACCATTGACCCCTTTGTCACCATCGGCCCCGACTGCCAGATATTCCAGTTTGCCTCCATCGGGGCTGCCCCCCAGGCCATCAAATTCGAGGGAGAGGAAACCTACGTGAAGATCGGTCGCAATACCGTCATCCGTGAATTTGTGACCATCAACCGGGGGACCGCTTTCGGCGGCGGGATCACCGAGGTGGGAGAGGAGAATTTTCTCATGGCCTACTGCCACATTGCCCATGACTGCAAGACCGGCAGCCAGGTCATTTTGGCGAACAACGCCACCCTGGCCGGGCACATCATCCTTGAGGATGCTGTGACGGTGGGCGGACTGGTGGCGATTCACCAGTTTGTCCGGGTGGGGAAATATGCCTATATCGGGGGAAAGTCCGCCGTTGTCAAGGATATCCCCCCCTATGTCATCGCAGCCGGGGACCGGGCCAGGCTTCACGGCCTGAACACCGTGGGCCTGAAACGGCGGGGGGTTTCCCAGAGTGCCGTGTCCGCGCTGAAAAAGGCATATCGGATTGTTTTTCGGATCGGTCTGACCCTGAATGAGGCCATTGAGCGGGTCAGAGCCGAGGTGGAGCAGATTCCGGAGGTTGTCAATTTCACTGATTTCCTCCGGTCTTCAACCCGTGGGATTACGCGATAG
- a CDS encoding Gfo/Idh/MocA family protein, with protein sequence MKKLRAGVVGVGYLGQFHAEKYANMDGVELVGVADIDAARSEEIARRFETEACSDYRALFGKVDLVSIVVPTSDHFAVSRAFLMRDVDILIEKPMTTTLEEADELIDIAESRGLLIQVGQLERFNSAAVPLRDIVERPMFIESHRLSIFKNRCTDVSVVLDLMIHDIDIILSLVKSEVRSIHAAGIPAVSEHADIANARLEFATGCVANVTASRISTKNERKLRLFQRDAYISVDFAGCGITIIRKNGENRDACLIPGMQIEQKSFCGGDSLEDELTAFVHSVRRREVPEVTGEMGRDALRVALSVMSQIRAANKRFLGM encoded by the coding sequence ATGAAAAAGCTCCGTGCCGGCGTGGTCGGGGTGGGCTATCTCGGTCAGTTTCATGCCGAAAAGTATGCCAACATGGACGGGGTCGAACTGGTGGGTGTGGCGGACATCGACGCCGCCCGGTCGGAAGAGATTGCACGCCGGTTTGAAACGGAAGCCTGCTCCGACTACCGGGCGCTGTTCGGCAAGGTGGATCTGGTGAGCATTGTGGTGCCCACGTCGGATCATTTTGCGGTCAGCAGGGCGTTTCTGATGCGGGATGTGGATATCCTCATCGAAAAACCCATGACCACGACCCTGGAAGAGGCCGACGAGCTGATTGATATTGCCGAGAGCCGGGGGCTGCTCATCCAGGTGGGCCAGCTTGAGCGCTTTAATTCGGCAGCCGTGCCGCTCAGGGATATTGTCGAGCGCCCCATGTTCATTGAGTCCCATCGCCTGAGCATTTTCAAAAACCGCTGTACCGATGTCAGCGTGGTGCTGGACCTGATGATCCACGACATCGACATCATCCTGAGCCTGGTGAAATCAGAGGTCAGAAGTATTCATGCGGCAGGCATTCCCGCCGTGTCGGAGCATGCGGACATTGCCAACGCCCGGCTGGAGTTTGCCACCGGCTGCGTTGCCAATGTGACGGCCAGCCGCATTTCCACCAAAAATGAGCGGAAGCTCCGGCTGTTCCAGAGAGACGCCTATATCTCGGTGGACTTTGCCGGATGCGGCATCACCATCATCCGAAAGAACGGGGAGAACCGTGACGCCTGTCTGATTCCGGGGATGCAGATCGAGCAGAAATCCTTCTGCGGCGGGGATTCCCTGGAAGATGAACTGACCGCCTTTGTTCATTCCGTAAGGCGTCGCGAGGTGCCGGAGGTGACCGGGGAGATGGGGCGGGATGCCCTGCGCGTGGCCCTGAGTGTGATGTCTCAGATCCGGGCGGCCAACAAACGCTTTCTGGGGATGTGA
- the lpxB gene encoding lipid-A-disaccharide synthase yields the protein MIHRNVMIVAGEASGDLHGANLVRAMGRRTRSVEFCGIGGRALRAAGVDIFVDMADLSVVGITEVLSKIGTILKGLSAAKERLARLRPDLLILIDFPDFNLRLAAFARKLGIRVLYYVSPQIWAWRSGRVRTIKKRVDHMAVILPFEQNFYHRHKIPVSFVGHPILDEMQPEPSPDFEDRFDAGPVVGLLPGSREGEVRKLLPVMLAAAEDLHLRHPDIRFLISHAPSVARAQMDEILARHRGCARYEVVPGGAEKVFEQCSFVIAASGTVTLETAIAGIPMVIIYKVSPLSYRLGKALIRVSHISLVNLIPGRGIVPELIQDDASPENIAATVSEMLKDRSGLKDLRRELLGVRKLLGGPGASDRVAGIAMNLLRA from the coding sequence ATGATACATAGAAATGTAATGATTGTGGCCGGCGAGGCCTCCGGCGATCTGCACGGTGCGAACCTGGTCCGTGCCATGGGGCGGCGGACCCGATCGGTTGAATTCTGCGGGATCGGCGGGCGGGCGCTGAGGGCCGCCGGGGTCGATATCTTTGTGGATATGGCCGACCTCTCTGTGGTGGGGATCACCGAGGTTCTGTCAAAGATCGGGACGATTCTCAAAGGCCTGTCCGCAGCCAAAGAGCGGCTGGCAAGGCTTCGCCCGGATCTGCTGATCCTTATAGACTTCCCGGACTTCAACCTCCGGCTGGCCGCTTTTGCCAGAAAACTGGGCATCCGGGTACTCTACTATGTCAGCCCCCAGATCTGGGCGTGGCGGTCGGGACGGGTGAGGACCATCAAAAAGCGGGTGGATCACATGGCCGTGATCCTGCCCTTTGAGCAGAATTTTTATCACAGGCACAAGATCCCCGTCAGTTTCGTGGGGCATCCCATCCTGGATGAAATGCAGCCCGAACCGTCACCGGATTTTGAAGACCGGTTTGATGCCGGGCCCGTTGTCGGATTGCTGCCCGGTTCCCGTGAGGGCGAGGTCAGAAAGCTGCTGCCGGTCATGCTGGCGGCCGCCGAAGATCTGCATCTGAGACACCCGGACATCCGGTTTCTGATCTCCCATGCGCCCTCTGTGGCGCGGGCGCAGATGGACGAAATTCTCGCCCGACACCGGGGATGCGCCCGGTATGAGGTGGTGCCGGGGGGCGCGGAAAAGGTCTTTGAACAGTGCAGCTTTGTGATCGCGGCCTCCGGAACGGTGACGCTGGAGACGGCCATTGCCGGTATTCCGATGGTCATTATCTATAAGGTATCACCCCTGAGCTATCGTCTGGGAAAGGCCCTGATCCGGGTCTCGCACATCAGTCTGGTCAACCTGATTCCGGGAAGGGGGATCGTGCCCGAACTGATACAGGATGACGCCTCGCCGGAGAATATTGCGGCCACGGTATCTGAAATGCTGAAAGACAGAAGCGGGCTGAAAGATCTCCGGCGGGAACTGCTGGGGGTGCGGAAGCTGCTCGGCGGTCCGGGGGCCTCGGACCGGGTGGCCGGGATCGCCATGAATCTGCTGAGAGCCTGA
- a CDS encoding aspartate/glutamate racemase family protein, with protein sequence MKTIGLLGGMSWESTVSYYRAVNEGVKARLGGWHSARIVMHSVDFQEIETLQRREEWDRMAALLGDAAQGIEAGGADFLVICTNTMHNVAPQIEEKISIPLLHIADATAEKVRAEGYRTVGLLGTNFTMAQDFYKGRLLERYGIKSVVPDQNDREIVHRVIFDELCLGKIRENSRREYQRIISGLAEQGAEAVVLGCTEIALLIQQVHTTVPLLDTARIHAEKAVEWALV encoded by the coding sequence ATGAAAACAATCGGGTTGCTGGGCGGGATGAGCTGGGAATCGACGGTCTCCTATTACAGGGCCGTGAATGAGGGCGTAAAGGCCCGTCTGGGCGGATGGCATTCTGCCAGAATTGTGATGCACAGTGTCGATTTTCAGGAGATTGAAACCCTGCAGCGCCGGGAAGAATGGGACCGGATGGCAGCACTGCTGGGGGATGCGGCTCAGGGGATTGAGGCGGGCGGGGCGGATTTTCTCGTTATCTGCACCAACACCATGCACAATGTTGCCCCTCAGATTGAGGAAAAAATCAGTATCCCCCTCCTGCACATTGCCGACGCGACTGCGGAAAAGGTCCGGGCCGAGGGATATCGCACGGTCGGACTGCTGGGCACAAACTTTACAATGGCGCAGGATTTCTACAAAGGCCGCCTGCTGGAAAGGTACGGCATAAAATCCGTTGTCCCGGATCAGAACGACCGGGAGATTGTCCACCGGGTTATTTTTGACGAGCTGTGTCTGGGAAAAATCAGGGAGAATTCGAGGCGGGAATATCAGCGGATCATTTCCGGTCTTGCCGAACAGGGGGCTGAAGCCGTGGTCCTGGGATGCACCGAGATTGCGCTCCTGATTCAGCAGGTGCATACAACGGTTCCCCTTCTTGATACCGCCCGCATTCATGCTGAAAAAGCGGTGGAATGGGCGCTGGTGTGA
- a CDS encoding DUF4395 domain-containing protein — protein sequence MTEDHQANTESMQSGGVPMPIVVLNRWMLLVGILLGLFTLQPWITTLLFLILLAAVIGGPEWSLVARAGKKLFADKIPTAEREDFKLTRFNNTIAVTLLGLAQLCFLAGWPVPGWIFAILVAIAAGVAIGGFCVGCFLYFQLRMLRYRFLGK from the coding sequence ATGACAGAAGATCATCAGGCCAATACCGAATCAATGCAGTCCGGGGGCGTTCCCATGCCCATTGTCGTACTGAACCGCTGGATGCTGCTGGTCGGCATTCTGCTGGGGCTTTTTACGCTTCAGCCCTGGATCACCACCCTGCTGTTTCTGATTCTGCTGGCGGCAGTGATCGGCGGACCGGAGTGGAGCCTTGTTGCCAGAGCGGGGAAAAAACTGTTTGCCGATAAGATTCCCACTGCCGAGCGGGAGGATTTTAAACTGACGCGCTTCAACAATACCATTGCCGTCACGCTGCTCGGACTGGCCCAGCTCTGTTTTCTGGCCGGATGGCCGGTGCCGGGGTGGATATTCGCCATTCTGGTCGCCATTGCCGCCGGTGTTGCCATTGGCGGTTTCTGTGTCGGCTGCTTCCTCTATTTTCAACTCAGAATGCTGCGTTATCGTTTTCTCGGTAAATAA
- a CDS encoding lysophospholipid acyltransferase family protein — MKIKLNETQWELVGIFGKLLLDLIFGTARGRVTGLEHARSPMRSGQFIAAIWHSRILMLSYLFKGWNATAMVSRSEDGEIIARVVQRQGYETVRGSSSRGGLRALTTMIRHLRAGRTAIIIPDGPTGPRFRVKSGVITLAKKTGLPILPMTYSAERAKIFASWDRFVLPYPFTRCRVIFGKPLTVPPDADADAEEACRVRLEAELNRITAEADRVFGHPSL; from the coding sequence ATGAAAATAAAACTGAATGAAACCCAGTGGGAGCTTGTCGGGATTTTCGGCAAACTTCTGCTGGACCTGATTTTTGGCACGGCAAGAGGCCGGGTGACGGGCCTTGAGCATGCACGGTCGCCGATGCGCTCCGGGCAGTTTATCGCAGCGATCTGGCACTCCCGGATTCTGATGCTCAGCTATCTGTTCAAGGGCTGGAACGCCACGGCTATGGTCAGCCGGTCCGAAGACGGCGAAATTATCGCACGGGTGGTTCAGCGACAGGGGTATGAAACGGTCCGGGGCTCCTCCTCCCGGGGTGGTCTGCGGGCGCTGACCACAATGATCCGCCATCTCAGGGCCGGGCGGACGGCGATCATCATACCGGACGGGCCGACAGGCCCCCGGTTCAGGGTGAAGTCCGGCGTCATTACCCTGGCGAAAAAGACCGGCCTCCCCATTTTGCCCATGACGTACAGTGCGGAGCGGGCCAAAATCTTTGCGAGCTGGGACCGGTTTGTGCTGCCATATCCCTTTACCCGCTGCCGGGTGATTTTCGGAAAGCCGCTGACGGTGCCCCCGGATGCGGATGCGGACGCTGAAGAGGCGTGCCGGGTCCGGCTTGAGGCGGAACTGAACCGGATCACGGCAGAGGCGGACCGTGTGTTCGGGCATCCGTCACTGTGA
- the msbA gene encoding lipid A export permease/ATP-binding protein MsbA, which translates to MEKNRIKTRHKRLLSMVRENWLRLLAAMGCMAVIAVTTSATAFMVKPVLDDIFFNKDQKMLMVIPVAVIFIYFLRGIGTYGQEYLMNYVGQGIIRQLRNMLYDRIQDLPLSFFQAEKTGVLMSRITNDVSIIKQMVSSSVTSVLRDVFTIIGLTGVIFYRDWKMAVFAFVILPVAFYPIVELGRRVRKVSTGCQEAMAEMSSFLHETFAGNKIVKAFGREAYEKERFARKTRSLFRLEMKAVMVDALSSPVMEFLAGMGIAFIIWYGGSKVVDGSSTAGTFFSFMAAVLMLYDPVKKISKVNNKIQQGLAATDRVFDIIERESDITEADDPVEIPDTAHRVRFEQVSLTYDNRAEALKEISLSVGAGEVLALVGMSGGGKTSLVNLIPRFYDVTQGRILIDGTDIREASLASLRRQIAIVTQDTILFDDTVRNNIAYGKPDATDAEIEAAAKAAYAYDFIQRFPEQFDTRIGELGNRLSGGQKQRICIARALLKDAPVLILDEATSALDTESEMLVQKALENLMRGRTTFVIAHRLSTISYAHRVAVVVDGRIVEEGTHEALMARRGEYFKLHRMQFKTADEIHLSAVNE; encoded by the coding sequence ATGGAAAAAAACAGGATCAAAACGCGCCATAAACGGCTGCTTTCAATGGTAAGGGAGAACTGGCTCCGGCTGCTCGCCGCAATGGGGTGCATGGCGGTGATTGCCGTGACCACATCTGCCACGGCCTTTATGGTCAAACCGGTTCTGGACGACATCTTTTTCAACAAAGACCAGAAGATGCTCATGGTCATCCCCGTGGCGGTTATCTTCATCTATTTTCTGCGCGGGATCGGCACCTACGGTCAGGAATACCTGATGAATTACGTGGGACAGGGCATTATCCGGCAGCTTCGGAATATGCTGTATGACCGGATTCAGGATCTGCCCCTCTCCTTTTTCCAGGCGGAAAAGACCGGTGTACTCATGTCGCGGATTACCAACGACGTCAGCATTATCAAACAGATGGTCTCCTCCTCGGTGACCAGTGTGCTGCGGGATGTGTTTACCATCATCGGCCTGACCGGCGTGATCTTTTACCGGGACTGGAAAATGGCGGTCTTCGCCTTTGTCATTCTGCCCGTCGCCTTTTACCCGATTGTGGAACTGGGGCGGCGGGTCCGCAAGGTCAGCACCGGGTGCCAGGAGGCCATGGCCGAGATGAGTTCGTTTCTGCATGAGACCTTTGCGGGCAACAAGATCGTCAAGGCCTTTGGCCGGGAAGCGTATGAAAAAGAGCGGTTTGCCCGGAAGACCCGAAGCCTCTTCCGCCTGGAGATGAAAGCGGTGATGGTGGACGCCCTCTCTTCGCCGGTGATGGAATTTCTGGCCGGGATGGGCATCGCCTTTATTATCTGGTACGGCGGCTCCAAAGTGGTGGACGGCTCCTCCACGGCAGGCACCTTTTTCTCCTTCATGGCGGCGGTCCTGATGCTCTATGATCCGGTCAAGAAGATCAGCAAGGTCAACAACAAGATTCAGCAGGGGCTGGCGGCCACGGACCGGGTTTTTGACATTATCGAACGGGAATCGGATATCACGGAAGCGGACGATCCGGTTGAGATACCGGACACGGCCCACCGGGTGCGCTTTGAGCAGGTGAGCCTGACCTATGATAACCGGGCTGAGGCGCTGAAAGAGATCAGCCTGTCGGTGGGGGCCGGTGAGGTGCTGGCGCTGGTGGGAATGAGCGGCGGCGGCAAGACCTCGCTGGTCAATCTGATTCCCCGGTTTTACGATGTGACACAGGGGCGGATTCTCATTGACGGCACCGACATCCGGGAGGCGTCGCTTGCCTCGCTGAGGCGGCAGATCGCCATTGTCACCCAGGATACCATCCTGTTTGACGACACCGTGCGGAACAATATCGCCTACGGCAAACCGGATGCCACGGATGCCGAGATCGAAGCGGCTGCAAAGGCGGCCTACGCCTATGATTTTATTCAGCGCTTCCCGGAGCAGTTCGACACCCGGATCGGCGAGCTGGGCAACCGGCTTTCCGGCGGACAGAAACAGCGGATCTGCATTGCCCGCGCCCTGCTCAAGGACGCGCCCGTTCTGATCCTGGACGAGGCCACGTCCGCGTTGGATACGGAATCAGAGATGCTGGTGCAGAAGGCTCTTGAGAACCTGATGCGGGGGCGGACCACCTTTGTGATCGCCCACCGGCTTTCGACCATCAGCTATGCCCACCGGGTGGCGGTGGTGGTGGATGGCCGGATTGTGGAAGAGGGAACCCATGAGGCGCTCATGGCCCGGCGGGGAGAATATTTCAAGCTCCACCGGATGCAGTTTAAAACGGCGGACGAAATTCACCTTTCGGCGGTGAACGAATAA
- the lptG gene encoding LPS export ABC transporter permease LptG, whose protein sequence is MSILYTYVTREILRYIGVVLTAVAGIYVAVDFFERIDNFMEAGLPVSRALVYLAWKIPFIISQIFPVAILLAVLIVFGLMSKNNEIIALRSSGISVYALLKPVLAIGLISSLCLFLVSEVFVPIASAKANRIWLGEVKKKSVVISMEKNIWLKDNHRINYIKYYNKSDQTIFGITLYHFDDQFRMDWRIDAEKGEYRAGAWTLHGLMEQRLDPETGQYAVRFHDQRTESLNLSPESLETVVKKSEEMSFHELREYVRRVEAEGYDATHYRVDLQAKVAFPFICLILGIVGIGLSAKGRIREGLPIAIAYGIGIAFFYWIFYSFCISLGYGGVLSPVIAAWIANFVFTCFGVLSLLYAE, encoded by the coding sequence ATGTCCATCCTCTACACATATGTCACCCGTGAAATCCTCCGCTACATCGGCGTCGTCCTGACGGCTGTGGCGGGCATTTATGTGGCGGTGGATTTTTTCGAGCGGATCGACAATTTTATGGAGGCCGGTCTGCCGGTCTCGCGCGCCCTGGTCTATCTGGCCTGGAAAATTCCGTTTATCATCTCCCAGATCTTTCCGGTTGCCATTCTGCTGGCTGTCCTGATCGTTTTTGGCCTGATGAGCAAAAACAATGAGATCATCGCCCTGAGAAGCAGCGGCATCAGTGTTTACGCCCTGCTGAAGCCGGTTCTGGCCATCGGGCTCATCTCCAGCCTCTGCCTGTTTCTCGTCTCCGAGGTCTTTGTTCCCATTGCCTCTGCAAAGGCCAACCGGATCTGGCTGGGGGAGGTAAAGAAAAAGTCAGTTGTGATCTCCATGGAGAAGAATATCTGGCTAAAGGACAACCACCGGATCAACTACATTAAATATTACAATAAGTCTGATCAGACCATTTTCGGTATCACTCTCTACCATTTTGATGACCAGTTCAGGATGGATTGGCGGATTGACGCGGAAAAGGGCGAGTACCGGGCGGGCGCGTGGACCCTGCATGGCCTTATGGAACAGCGTCTGGACCCGGAAACCGGGCAGTACGCGGTCCGGTTTCACGATCAGCGGACCGAATCCCTGAATCTCTCCCCCGAAAGTCTGGAGACAGTGGTGAAAAAATCTGAGGAGATGAGCTTTCATGAGCTTCGGGAATACGTCCGGCGGGTGGAGGCCGAAGGGTATGACGCCACCCACTACCGGGTTGATCTTCAGGCAAAGGTCGCGTTCCCTTTTATCTGCCTCATCCTGGGCATTGTGGGCATCGGCCTGAGCGCCAAGGGGCGGATCAGAGAGGGGCTGCCCATTGCCATTGCCTACGGCATCGGCATTGCGTTTTTCTACTGGATATTTTACAGCTTCTGCATTTCCCTGGGCTACGGCGGGGTGCTTTCTCCCGTTATCGCTGCGTGGATTGCCAATTTTGTCTTTACCTGTTTCGGAGTCCTCAGTTTGCTCTATGCGGAATAA
- a CDS encoding 3-deoxy-D-manno-octulosonic acid transferase: MRNKSVSHPFSLSPPEHAALALYDLVWRMATPLLRRNARLSEGFEQRTLQQRLPAADLWIQAASAGESYLVSEILKTLRPPYPIRVLMTSNTRQGVEILQRVATENASRDRYAGVAVAYFPFDRPGLMKKAVEQVRPRLMVLAETEIWPGLLTALRRFGSRTVLVNGRMSPGSLRGYSLWPALLRKLGPDRVLAVSPDDAGRFGQLFGRERVSVMSNIKFDRIRPGEAASDRYRALKRLLPDAPFLVLGSVRHDEAGPVEKMLCRIRQACPQAVTGLFPRHLHRTAYWKARLDAHGIPWVLRSHLSKPVTAGSVILWDTFGELASVYRLAGAAFVGGSLGTFGCQNFLEPLTCGLMPVIGPCRNHFEWVGTEIFDRGLVRMGEDWQAVSALLTADLENPRPRRAVLAAVKKYLSARQGGTVRACELIEGALCK; this comes from the coding sequence ATGCGGAATAAAAGCGTGTCTCATCCCTTTTCACTGTCGCCGCCGGAACATGCGGCTCTGGCTTTGTATGATCTGGTGTGGCGGATGGCCACCCCGCTGCTCCGGCGGAATGCGCGCCTGTCGGAGGGATTTGAACAGCGGACATTGCAGCAGAGGCTGCCGGCGGCGGATCTCTGGATTCAGGCGGCGTCTGCCGGGGAATCCTACCTGGTGTCTGAGATTCTGAAAACACTCCGGCCGCCGTATCCGATCCGGGTTCTGATGACGTCAAACACCCGGCAGGGGGTTGAGATTCTGCAAAGGGTGGCCACGGAGAACGCGAGCCGGGACCGGTATGCGGGTGTGGCGGTGGCCTATTTTCCCTTTGACCGGCCAGGGCTGATGAAAAAGGCCGTGGAACAGGTCCGGCCCCGGCTCATGGTTCTGGCGGAGACGGAGATCTGGCCCGGACTGCTGACGGCGCTCCGGCGTTTCGGCTCCCGCACGGTGCTGGTCAACGGCAGGATGTCGCCCGGAAGCCTCCGGGGCTATTCCCTCTGGCCCGCCCTGCTGCGCAAACTGGGACCGGACCGGGTGCTGGCCGTGTCCCCGGACGATGCAGGCCGGTTCGGGCAACTTTTCGGGCGGGAGCGGGTATCTGTGATGTCCAACATCAAGTTCGACCGGATCCGGCCGGGGGAGGCCGCCTCAGACCGGTACAGGGCGCTGAAGCGTCTTTTGCCGGATGCGCCCTTTCTGGTGCTGGGATCGGTGCGCCATGATGAGGCCGGGCCGGTGGAAAAGATGCTCTGCCGTATCCGTCAGGCGTGCCCGCAGGCCGTTACGGGGCTGTTTCCCCGCCATCTGCACCGGACAGCGTATTGGAAGGCGCGGCTGGATGCCCACGGCATTCCCTGGGTGCTGCGGTCGCATCTCAGCAAACCGGTGACGGCCGGAAGTGTGATTCTCTGGGATACCTTTGGCGAGCTGGCATCGGTCTACAGACTGGCCGGCGCCGCCTTTGTGGGGGGGAGCCTCGGCACATTCGGGTGTCAGAATTTTCTGGAACCGCTGACATGCGGGCTGATGCCGGTGATCGGTCCGTGCCGCAATCATTTTGAGTGGGTGGGCACGGAGATCTTTGATCGGGGGCTGGTGCGCATGGGCGAGGACTGGCAGGCGGTGTCCGCGCTTCTGACTGCGGATCTTGAGAATCCCCGGCCCCGCAGGGCCGTGCTGGCGGCGGTGAAAAAATATCTGAGCGCCCGGCAGGGCGGGACAGTCCGGGCCTGCGAACTGATTGAGGGTGCGCTTTGCAAATGA
- a CDS encoding pyridoxamine 5'-phosphate oxidase family protein: MFRKDKEIKEKKAIETIIRQAAVCRLGMSGGEYPYVVPLCFAWQDGTLYFHSARKGQKLELLEKNPRVCFEIDNAGEVKKDEKPCKWGMAYESVIGFGHAEFITDNTAKRRALDLIMAHYSENGDPFEYSDAKINGTKVFKVTVERMTGKRSG, encoded by the coding sequence ATGTTCAGAAAAGACAAGGAAATCAAAGAGAAAAAGGCAATCGAAACCATCATCCGGCAGGCCGCCGTCTGCCGGTTGGGTATGTCTGGCGGCGAATACCCCTATGTGGTGCCGCTCTGTTTCGCCTGGCAGGACGGAACCCTCTATTTTCATTCCGCCCGGAAGGGGCAAAAACTGGAGCTGCTGGAAAAAAATCCCAGGGTCTGCTTTGAGATAGACAATGCGGGCGAGGTGAAAAAGGATGAAAAACCCTGCAAATGGGGCATGGCCTATGAAAGCGTTATCGGCTTCGGGCATGCTGAATTTATCACCGACAATACAGCCAAACGCCGGGCGCTGGACCTGATTATGGCCCACTATTCGGAAAACGGCGACCCGTTTGAATATTCAGATGCCAAAATAAACGGTACGAAGGTGTTCAAAGTGACGGTGGAGCGCATGACCGGCAAGCGGTCCGGCTGA